From Actinomyces slackii, a single genomic window includes:
- a CDS encoding sucrose-specific PTS transporter subunit IIBC, giving the protein MDHARVAKDVLTYVGGAENINAAAHCATRLRLVLSDMDKVDQKALDKDPDLKGTFIAGGMFQIIVGPGDVDHVFDEMIKTGGVKEVSKDEAKEQAAKGGNPVSRFIKVIADIFVPVLPALIAGGLMMAINNVLTAEGLFGDKALVERWAWLSDYASLINLVSSAAFAFLPVLIGFSAAKRFGGNVYLGAAMGAAMVSTELTNAYNIQQATEAGEIEVWHLFGLTVDKIGYQAMVIPVLCVAWILSFIEKWLHKRLSGTADFLLTPLITLLVTGFLTFVVVGPLTRQLSDGITNGLEWLYNTAGPVGGFLFGLVYSPIVVTGLHQSFPAVELPLIAKMSSGGPGSFIFPIASMANVAQGAVALAVFFNTRDAKMKGLAGAGGVSAVFGITEPAIFGVNLRLRWPFFIGMGAAAIGGALVALFDIHNQALGAAGFVGFVSIVPSDIPTYLILEVVTFAIAFAATFAYARSAKGRASLATEAGDVDEAALEAEAMAEHAEHVELPAEAAEDFTITSPIQGRAIPLGDVEDQTFSSGMLGPGMAVVPAEGPVVSPVDGEVMVAFPTGHAYGLRSASGIELLIHVGMDTVELDGKHFTPKVKAGDKVLRGMPLVEVDWAAVGAAGYQTVTPIVVSNGATFEGIEEKGSGTIHRGDELYGVLQKAAEPAEA; this is encoded by the coding sequence ATGGATCACGCCCGAGTGGCGAAGGACGTGCTGACATACGTCGGCGGCGCCGAGAACATCAATGCGGCTGCGCACTGCGCAACCCGACTTCGCCTTGTCCTCAGCGACATGGACAAGGTCGACCAGAAGGCCCTCGACAAGGACCCTGATCTCAAGGGCACCTTCATCGCAGGCGGCATGTTCCAGATCATCGTGGGCCCCGGGGACGTGGACCACGTCTTCGACGAGATGATCAAGACCGGGGGCGTCAAGGAGGTCTCCAAGGACGAGGCCAAGGAGCAGGCCGCCAAGGGCGGCAACCCCGTGTCTCGCTTCATCAAGGTGATCGCGGACATCTTCGTCCCGGTCCTGCCGGCCCTGATCGCCGGCGGTCTGATGATGGCGATCAACAACGTCCTGACCGCCGAGGGCCTCTTCGGCGACAAGGCCCTGGTCGAGCGCTGGGCCTGGCTGTCCGACTACGCCAGCCTCATCAACCTGGTCTCCTCGGCGGCCTTCGCCTTCCTGCCGGTGCTCATCGGCTTCTCGGCCGCCAAGCGCTTCGGCGGCAACGTCTACCTGGGCGCGGCCATGGGCGCGGCGATGGTCTCCACCGAGCTGACCAACGCCTACAACATCCAGCAGGCCACCGAGGCCGGCGAGATCGAGGTCTGGCACCTCTTCGGCCTGACGGTCGACAAGATCGGCTACCAGGCCATGGTCATCCCGGTGCTGTGCGTGGCCTGGATCCTCTCGTTCATCGAGAAGTGGCTCCACAAGCGCCTGTCGGGAACCGCCGACTTCCTGCTCACCCCGCTCATCACCCTGCTGGTCACCGGCTTCCTCACCTTCGTCGTCGTGGGCCCGCTGACCCGCCAGCTCTCCGACGGTATCACCAACGGCCTGGAGTGGCTGTACAACACTGCCGGCCCGGTGGGCGGATTCCTCTTCGGCCTGGTCTACTCGCCCATCGTGGTCACCGGCCTGCACCAGTCCTTCCCGGCTGTCGAGCTGCCCCTCATCGCCAAGATGAGCAGCGGCGGTCCCGGCTCCTTCATCTTCCCGATCGCCTCCATGGCCAATGTGGCCCAGGGCGCCGTGGCCCTGGCGGTCTTCTTCAACACCCGCGATGCCAAGATGAAGGGTCTGGCCGGCGCCGGTGGTGTCTCGGCGGTCTTCGGCATCACCGAGCCCGCGATCTTCGGTGTCAACCTGCGCCTGCGCTGGCCCTTCTTCATCGGCATGGGTGCTGCCGCCATCGGCGGCGCGCTGGTGGCCCTGTTCGATATCCACAACCAGGCCCTGGGAGCGGCGGGCTTCGTCGGGTTCGTCTCCATCGTTCCCTCTGACATCCCCACCTACCTCATCCTGGAGGTCGTCACCTTCGCCATCGCCTTCGCCGCCACCTTCGCCTACGCCCGATCCGCCAAGGGCCGGGCCTCCCTGGCCACTGAGGCGGGCGATGTCGATGAGGCCGCTCTGGAGGCCGAGGCCATGGCCGAGCACGCCGAGCATGTGGAGCTGCCCGCCGAGGCCGCCGAGGACTTCACGATCACCTCTCCGATCCAGGGCCGGGCCATCCCGCTGGGCGACGTCGAGGACCAGACCTTCTCCTCGGGGATGCTGGGCCCGGGCATGGCCGTGGTCCCCGCCGAGGGACCCGTGGTCTCCCCGGTCGACGGCGAGGTCATGGTGGCCTTCCCCACCGGGCACGCCTACGGCCTGCGCTCGGCCAGCGGCATCGAGCTGCTCATCCACGTGGGCATGGACACGGTCGAGCTGGACGGCAAGCACTTCACCCCCAAGGTCAAGGCCGGCGACAAGGTCCTCAGGGGCATGCCGCTGGTGGAGGTCGACTGGGCCGCTGTGGGCGCCGCCGGATATCAGACCGTCACCCCGATCGTCGTGTCCAACGGCGCGACCTTCGAGGGCATCGAGGAGAAGGGCTCCGGCACGATCCACCGCGGCGATGAGCTCTACGGAGTTCTCCAGAAGGCCGCGGAGCCAGCCGAGGCCTGA
- a CDS encoding LacI family DNA-binding transcriptional regulator, whose protein sequence is MPSRHEPTLADVAQAAGVSLTTVSRVLNDRGYLSQGTRERVSAAIAELNYRPNQAARALHGKSTQSIGLIVPTVGLPFFGELAEHVEDALAEHDYRIFICNSMGKADRERAYLDLLVSHRVDGIISGAHNENITEYSTVRMPLVTIDRSLSPTIPNIRCDNEAGGRLATERLLSRGARRPALLTSRSGKHNLRETAYRAVLAEAGIEPVVVTVDFHTPDDLRPRLIHERLDAVAQTIDSVFATDDLSAAAVLEWAAMRGLRVPEDFKVIGFDGTAALRRALPGLTTIRQPIAELAYAAVDILLRQIEQAHSQEEQEEAEAAQESLPSPTPLGVELLEGQTA, encoded by the coding sequence GTGCCATCACGTCACGAACCCACCCTGGCTGACGTCGCCCAGGCTGCCGGGGTCTCCCTGACCACGGTCTCCCGTGTCCTGAACGACCGCGGCTACCTGTCCCAGGGGACCCGTGAGCGCGTCTCGGCTGCCATCGCTGAGCTCAACTACCGTCCCAATCAGGCGGCCAGGGCGCTGCACGGCAAGTCGACCCAGTCCATCGGGCTGATCGTGCCCACCGTGGGCCTGCCCTTCTTCGGCGAGCTGGCCGAGCATGTCGAGGACGCCCTGGCCGAGCACGACTATCGGATCTTCATCTGCAACTCCATGGGCAAGGCCGACCGTGAGCGCGCCTACCTCGACCTGCTGGTCTCCCACCGGGTCGACGGCATCATCTCGGGGGCTCACAACGAGAACATCACCGAGTACTCCACCGTGCGCATGCCGCTGGTCACCATCGACCGCTCCCTGTCCCCCACGATCCCCAACATCCGCTGCGACAATGAGGCCGGCGGCCGCCTGGCCACCGAGAGGCTCCTGAGCCGCGGCGCCAGGCGCCCTGCCCTGCTGACCTCGCGCTCCGGGAAGCACAACCTTCGCGAGACCGCGTACCGGGCGGTGCTGGCCGAGGCGGGCATCGAGCCGGTCGTTGTGACGGTCGACTTCCACACGCCTGATGACCTGCGGCCCCGTCTCATCCACGAGCGGCTCGACGCCGTCGCCCAGACCATCGACTCCGTCTTCGCCACCGATGACCTCTCCGCGGCCGCCGTCCTGGAGTGGGCGGCGATGCGCGGTCTGCGCGTTCCCGAGGACTTCAAGGTGATCGGCTTCGATGGCACTGCGGCGCTGCGGCGGGCCCTGCCGGGCCTAACCACGATCCGCCAGCCGATCGCCGAACTGGCCTATGCGGCCGTCGATATCCTCCTTCGCCAGATCGAGCAGGCGCACTCCCAGGAGGAGCAGGAGGAGGCTGAGGCGGCCCAGGAGTCCCTCCCCTCCCCCACTCCCCTGGGCGTTGAGCTCCTGGAGGGCCAGACCGCCTGA
- a CDS encoding SGNH/GDSL hydrolase family protein, which yields MSTIPHASDFPTAVFLGDSVTTGWRGVTHPRQRWTSLVCEHQRWREVNLAADGLGHFARRGGHAPGGARTPSCRDTTWLEAILRCEPDLVTVSLGLNDAAFLSSQRELVDQAIEHDLSFLAARLRGTAIVVAPYFPAMDTGPRFQAVRRMIHEHATALGLTSTDTLSQAIDGDDELLTIDSIHPDDAGHAAMARAMIGLYEEFLTVC from the coding sequence ATGTCCACCATCCCGCATGCCAGCGACTTCCCCACCGCCGTCTTCCTGGGCGACTCCGTGACCACCGGCTGGCGCGGCGTGACCCACCCGCGCCAGCGCTGGACCTCGCTGGTGTGCGAGCACCAGCGCTGGCGCGAGGTCAATCTGGCCGCTGACGGCCTGGGTCACTTCGCCCGCCGCGGTGGCCATGCCCCCGGCGGGGCCCGCACCCCCTCCTGCCGGGACACGACCTGGCTCGAGGCCATCCTGCGGTGCGAGCCCGACCTGGTCACCGTGAGCCTGGGTCTCAACGACGCGGCCTTCCTGTCCTCCCAGCGCGAGCTGGTCGACCAGGCCATTGAGCACGATCTGAGCTTCCTGGCCGCTCGCCTGCGCGGGACCGCCATCGTCGTCGCCCCCTACTTCCCCGCCATGGACACCGGCCCCCGCTTCCAGGCGGTGCGCCGCATGATCCACGAGCACGCCACCGCCCTGGGCCTGACCTCCACCGACACCCTCAGCCAGGCCATCGACGGCGACGACGAGCTCCTGACCATCGATAGCATCCATCCCGATGACGCCGGGCACGCCGCCATGGCCCGCGCCATGATCGGCCTCTATGAGGAGTTCCTGACAGTCTGCTGA
- a CDS encoding ATP-binding cassette domain-containing protein gives MITSPASSSRTDSHDLIRVVGARENNLDGISLTIPKRRLTVFTGVSGSGKSSLVFATIAAESRRLINETYSAFIQGFMPSNARPDVDRLEGLTPAIVVDQERMGSNPRSTLGTVSDIGAMLRVLFSRLGTPHIGGPQAFAFNVPSVTGGGALTTQRGGRKVVERKKFSVVGGMCPNCEGLGRVSDINLAELYDESLSLKDGAITVPGYTADGWMVRGFAESGFFPADKPISSFSPRQLDDFLYKEPTKIKVGAVNITYEGLVPKIRKSMLSKETEALQPHIRAFVERAVVFGTCPQCDGTRLAEPARSCLIDGRSIADACAMQISDLAAWVTRLECAATGQERGGHDDDGPLPRVEGLAGAAPLLASLRETLEAFVRIGLGYLSLDRPASTLSGGEAQRTKLVRHLGSALTDVTYVFDEPSIGLHPHDIHQMNELLVSLRDKGNTVLVVEHKPETIAIADHVVDLGPGAGAAGGRLCFEGTVEQLRHAETPTGRHLADRARLKDELRSPTGVIEIRGAATNNLADVDVDIPRGVLTVVTGVAGSGKSSLIHGHLSPVKGVVTIDQSPIKGSRRSNPATYTGLLEPIRKAFAKANKDAGAKPAHFSANSEGACPVCGGTGVIETQLGFMETVESRCEACGGRRFNEEVLAHTLGGHSIADVLDLSVEAAQELFSAGEARLPAALRILDRLSDCGLGYLRLGQALTTLSGGERQRLKLAVHLGEDGDVIVLDEPTVGLHLADVEAMLALLDRLVEAGRTVVVIEHHQAVMAHADWIIDLGPGAGHDGGRVVFEGTPAELVSARSTLTGQHLAEYLDR, from the coding sequence GTGATCACGTCTCCCGCATCGAGCAGCCGCACTGATAGCCACGACCTCATTCGCGTCGTCGGCGCGCGCGAGAACAACCTGGACGGGATCAGCCTGACGATCCCCAAGCGCCGGCTCACCGTGTTCACCGGCGTGTCCGGCTCGGGCAAGTCCTCACTGGTGTTCGCCACGATCGCCGCGGAGTCGCGCAGGCTCATCAACGAGACCTACTCGGCCTTCATCCAGGGCTTCATGCCCTCCAACGCGCGCCCCGACGTCGATCGCCTGGAGGGCCTGACCCCGGCCATCGTCGTCGATCAGGAGCGCATGGGCTCCAATCCCCGCTCCACCCTGGGCACGGTCAGCGATATCGGCGCCATGCTCCGCGTCCTGTTCTCGCGCCTGGGCACACCGCATATCGGCGGCCCGCAGGCCTTCGCCTTCAACGTGCCCTCGGTGACCGGCGGCGGGGCGCTGACCACTCAGCGCGGCGGGCGCAAGGTCGTCGAGCGCAAGAAGTTCAGCGTGGTGGGCGGGATGTGCCCCAACTGCGAGGGGCTGGGCAGGGTCTCGGATATCAACCTTGCCGAGCTCTACGACGAGAGCCTGTCCCTCAAGGACGGCGCCATCACGGTCCCGGGCTACACCGCTGACGGCTGGATGGTGAGAGGCTTCGCCGAGTCCGGCTTCTTCCCCGCCGACAAGCCGATCTCCTCCTTCTCCCCCAGGCAGCTCGACGACTTCCTCTACAAGGAGCCCACCAAGATCAAGGTGGGGGCCGTCAACATCACCTACGAGGGCCTGGTCCCCAAGATCCGCAAGTCCATGCTCTCCAAGGAGACCGAGGCTCTCCAGCCGCATATCCGCGCCTTCGTCGAGCGGGCCGTGGTCTTCGGAACGTGCCCGCAGTGCGATGGCACGCGCCTGGCCGAGCCCGCTCGCTCCTGCCTCATCGACGGGCGCTCCATCGCCGATGCCTGCGCCATGCAGATCTCCGACCTCGCCGCCTGGGTGACCCGCCTGGAGTGCGCCGCCACCGGGCAGGAGCGCGGCGGCCACGACGATGACGGGCCGCTCCCCCGCGTCGAGGGCCTGGCCGGGGCCGCTCCTCTGCTGGCCTCCCTGCGCGAGACCCTGGAGGCCTTTGTGAGGATCGGCCTGGGGTACCTGTCGCTTGACCGGCCGGCCTCCACGCTCTCAGGCGGTGAGGCCCAGCGCACCAAGCTCGTGCGCCACCTGGGCTCGGCCCTGACGGATGTCACCTATGTGTTCGATGAGCCCAGCATCGGGCTGCACCCCCATGACATCCACCAGATGAACGAGCTCCTGGTCAGCCTGAGGGACAAGGGCAACACAGTGCTCGTCGTCGAGCACAAGCCGGAGACCATCGCCATCGCGGACCATGTCGTGGACCTGGGCCCGGGTGCAGGGGCGGCGGGCGGGCGCCTGTGCTTCGAGGGGACCGTGGAGCAGCTGCGCCACGCCGAGACCCCCACCGGCCGCCATCTGGCCGACCGCGCCCGGCTCAAGGACGAGTTGCGCTCCCCCACCGGTGTCATCGAGATCCGCGGCGCGGCCACGAACAACCTGGCCGACGTGGACGTGGATATCCCGCGCGGCGTTCTCACGGTGGTCACGGGCGTGGCGGGCTCGGGCAAGTCCAGCCTCATCCACGGGCACCTGTCCCCCGTCAAGGGCGTGGTCACCATCGACCAGTCCCCCATCAAGGGCTCGCGCCGCTCCAACCCGGCCACCTACACCGGGCTCCTCGAGCCCATTCGCAAGGCCTTCGCCAAGGCCAACAAGGATGCCGGAGCCAAGCCGGCGCACTTCTCCGCCAACTCCGAGGGGGCCTGCCCCGTGTGCGGGGGCACCGGTGTCATCGAGACCCAGCTGGGCTTCATGGAGACCGTGGAGTCGCGCTGCGAGGCCTGCGGCGGGCGCCGCTTCAATGAGGAGGTCCTGGCCCACACCCTGGGCGGGCACTCCATCGCCGATGTCCTGGATCTGAGCGTGGAGGCCGCCCAGGAGCTCTTCTCAGCCGGCGAGGCGCGCCTGCCGGCGGCGCTGCGCATTCTGGATCGGCTGTCCGACTGCGGGCTCGGCTATCTCCGCCTCGGCCAGGCGCTGACCACGCTGTCGGGCGGGGAGCGCCAGCGACTCAAACTCGCCGTGCACCTGGGCGAGGACGGTGACGTCATCGTCCTGGACGAGCCGACGGTTGGCCTGCACCTGGCGGATGTCGAGGCGATGCTCGCCCTGCTGGACCGCCTGGTGGAGGCCGGTCGCACCGTGGTGGTCATCGAGCACCATCAGGCGGTCATGGCCCATGCGGACTGGATCATCGATCTGGGCCCCGGCGCCGGTCACGACGGCGGACGAGTGGTCTTCGAGGGCACTCCCGCCGAGCTCGTCTCTGCCCGCTCCACCCTGACCGGCCAGCACCTGGCGGAGTACCTTGATCGTTGA
- a CDS encoding GNAT family N-acetyltransferase, with the protein MISIRSATMADAQGIRAIRNAAARESLALWTSREHSPSQARAWLEPAVSRGTALVAVEEGDGDPADGRIVGFAVATPWRDYEGYARTVEDSIYLSPAAQGHGLGGRLLGSLIQASQRAGDRTMIAAIEAGNAVSIRLHERHGFTVVGTIPQAGEKLGRVLDLTLMSRPLAGR; encoded by the coding sequence ATGATCTCCATCCGTTCCGCCACGATGGCGGATGCCCAGGGCATTCGGGCCATCCGCAATGCCGCTGCCCGCGAGTCGCTGGCCCTGTGGACATCCCGCGAGCACTCCCCCAGCCAGGCGCGCGCCTGGCTGGAGCCCGCCGTCAGCCGCGGCACGGCGCTAGTGGCCGTCGAGGAGGGCGACGGCGATCCCGCCGATGGCAGGATCGTCGGATTCGCCGTGGCCACGCCCTGGCGCGACTACGAGGGGTATGCCCGCACCGTGGAGGACTCGATCTACCTCTCCCCCGCTGCCCAGGGCCACGGGCTCGGCGGCAGGCTCCTGGGGTCGCTGATCCAGGCCTCGCAGCGCGCCGGGGATCGCACCATGATCGCCGCCATCGAGGCAGGAAACGCCGTGTCCATCCGCCTGCACGAGCGCCACGGCTTCACCGTCGTGGGCACCATCCCGCAGGCCGGGGAGAAGCTCGGGCGGGTCCTGGACCTGACCCTCATGAGCCGCCCTCTGGCCGGGCGCTGA
- a CDS encoding 6-phosphofructokinase yields MTKRIGILTAGGDAPGLNAAIRGFGKAAIQEHGWELIGFRDGMRGLAENRFTELDAGALSGILTTGGTMLGTSRDKVHRMMVDGEARDMIPTIVENYDKDQLDALVCLGGGGTAKNAKRLMDAGLNVIHLPKTIDNDIVHTDTSFGFATALEIATEAVDRLHSTAHSHHRIILTEIMGHRAGWLALGAGMAGGADVILLPEIPYSVEAIAEKIERRRSRGSSFSVVAVAEGALSVADHAELEHARALVKDASTPERKAMAKRGVKALEASHRANTFTLAEQLEAATGLEARVSILGYVQRGGSPCGADRMLGTRLGVAGASAIAEGRHGVMVADRGHGTDLVPLADVAGRTKFVPADHEWIQAARAVGTALGD; encoded by the coding sequence ATGACAAAGCGCATTGGCATTCTGACGGCAGGCGGGGACGCCCCGGGGCTCAACGCAGCGATCCGCGGATTCGGCAAGGCGGCGATCCAGGAGCACGGCTGGGAGCTCATCGGCTTCCGCGACGGCATGCGGGGCCTTGCCGAGAACCGCTTCACCGAGCTGGACGCCGGGGCCCTGTCCGGGATCCTCACCACCGGCGGCACCATGCTGGGCACCAGCCGGGACAAGGTCCACCGCATGATGGTCGACGGCGAGGCCCGCGACATGATCCCCACCATCGTGGAGAACTACGACAAGGACCAGCTCGACGCCCTGGTGTGCCTGGGCGGGGGCGGGACGGCCAAGAACGCCAAGCGCCTCATGGATGCCGGGCTCAACGTCATCCACCTGCCCAAGACCATCGACAACGACATCGTTCACACCGACACCTCCTTCGGCTTCGCCACCGCCCTGGAGATCGCCACCGAGGCCGTGGACCGCCTCCACTCCACCGCCCACTCCCACCACCGCATCATCCTGACCGAGATCATGGGGCACCGCGCCGGGTGGCTGGCCCTGGGCGCGGGCATGGCCGGTGGGGCCGATGTCATCCTCCTGCCCGAGATCCCCTACTCGGTGGAGGCCATTGCCGAGAAGATCGAGCGGCGCCGCTCCCGCGGCTCCAGCTTCTCCGTGGTGGCCGTGGCCGAGGGCGCCCTGAGCGTGGCCGACCACGCCGAGCTCGAGCACGCCCGCGCCCTGGTCAAGGACGCCTCCACCCCGGAGCGCAAGGCCATGGCCAAGCGGGGCGTCAAGGCCCTGGAGGCCTCGCACCGGGCCAACACCTTCACCCTGGCCGAGCAGCTGGAGGCCGCCACCGGCCTGGAGGCGCGCGTGTCGATCCTGGGCTATGTCCAGCGCGGGGGCTCGCCCTGCGGCGCCGACCGCATGCTGGGCACCCGCCTGGGCGTGGCCGGGGCGAGCGCCATCGCCGAGGGCCGGCACGGCGTCATGGTGGCCGATCGGGGCCACGGCACCGATCTGGTGCCCCTGGCCGATGTGGCCGGCCGGACCAAGTTCGTCCCCGCCGACCACGAGTGGATCCAGGCCGCCCGAGCCGTGGGGACCGCGCTGGGGGATTGA
- a CDS encoding RNA polymerase-binding protein RbpA, whose amino-acid sequence MADRALRGMTIGAKSMESEEGVEFAERMIITYECPLAHVTSVPMSTEAEVPATWECPECGQAAARRGEDDQDSEEPKKTVRTHWDMLLERRGVDELKELLDERLEQLRSGEVYRERV is encoded by the coding sequence ATGGCAGACCGCGCACTGCGGGGCATGACCATCGGCGCGAAGTCGATGGAGTCCGAGGAGGGCGTCGAGTTCGCCGAGCGGATGATCATCACCTACGAGTGCCCGCTCGCACACGTCACCAGCGTCCCCATGTCCACCGAGGCCGAGGTCCCCGCCACCTGGGAGTGCCCCGAGTGCGGTCAGGCCGCAGCGCGCCGCGGCGAGGACGACCAGGACTCCGAGGAGCCCAAGAAGACCGTCCGCACCCATTGGGACATGCTCCTGGAGCGGCGCGGCGTCGATGAGCTCAAGGAGCTGCTCGATGAGCGCCTGGAGCAGCTGCGCAGCGGGGAGGTCTACCGCGAGCGGGTCTGA
- a CDS encoding polyprenol monophosphomannose synthase translates to MQALVVIPTYNEIESLPSALDQVRQHAPAAHILVVDDGSPDGTGDYADSRAAADDHIHVLHRTEKNGLGPAYLAGFSWALAGGYELIVEMDADGSHRAEDLALLIQRAEMADEPDLVIGSRWVSGGATQGWDAKRVALSRAGNLYINAMLGMRVKDATAGFRVYRASMLRRMDLGRIEALGYGFQVNMTKLVDEAGGRIVEMPIVFKEREAGVSKLSGGIITEELALVTRWGVTKRGGQLVDLARQTATRLQSRSRSGR, encoded by the coding sequence GTGCAGGCCCTCGTCGTCATTCCCACCTACAACGAGATCGAGTCACTGCCCAGCGCGCTGGACCAGGTGCGTCAGCACGCCCCAGCAGCGCATATCCTCGTCGTCGACGACGGATCGCCCGACGGGACCGGGGACTACGCGGACTCCCGGGCCGCAGCCGATGACCACATCCACGTCCTGCACCGCACGGAGAAGAACGGCCTGGGCCCGGCCTACCTGGCCGGCTTCTCCTGGGCCCTGGCCGGGGGGTACGAGCTCATCGTCGAGATGGACGCCGATGGCTCCCACCGGGCCGAGGACCTGGCCCTGCTCATCCAGCGCGCCGAGATGGCCGACGAGCCGGACCTGGTCATCGGATCGCGCTGGGTCTCCGGCGGCGCCACCCAGGGCTGGGACGCCAAGCGCGTGGCCCTGTCTCGCGCCGGCAATCTCTACATCAACGCCATGCTGGGCATGCGCGTCAAGGACGCCACTGCCGGCTTCCGCGTCTACCGGGCCTCCATGCTGCGGCGCATGGACCTGGGCAGGATCGAGGCCCTGGGCTACGGCTTCCAGGTCAACATGACCAAGCTCGTCGACGAGGCCGGCGGGCGGATCGTGGAGATGCCCATCGTCTTCAAGGAGCGCGAGGCCGGGGTCTCCAAGCTCTCCGGCGGGATCATCACCGAGGAGCTGGCGCTGGTGACCCGGTGGGGCGTGACCAAGCGGGGCGGCCAGCTCGTCGACCTGGCCAGGCAGACGGCCACGCGCCTGCAGTCCCGGTCCCGCTCGGGGCGCTGA
- the lnt gene encoding apolipoprotein N-acyltransferase, whose protein sequence is MVRALGLPTAALRVVLAAICGLLTYTAFPPMGLWWAAFVGVGGLMALVRGRSLGGGLVLGLVYGAGLFTPLLHFTAVAMGNPIGWAALVTLQSLYLAALGSAWALVSRLPALEDREQQETAPSSSARGSGTGAVKGRRIHPGLARIGAFAILWSGVEELRSSWPLGGFPFGRLAFAMADAPMLPLAAYGGSIGLSLITALIAACLAEAAWCLRRARAFPAIVSATAAGALLLAPIILPVDTRTQEGTIRVGAIQGNVAKDFENAYGRALEVTGNHTEATRRLLAEPGTGRLDMVIWPENAADLDPRTHRATARLVEQAAQEAGAPVLVGAVAVEGQVRYNDMLIWSPDQGAGDYYRKHRPVPFAEYIPARDLVRRLTTQVDRIGIDMAPGHGPYALSVPAAAQDRNVTLAMGICFEVAYDDALRAGVRQGGQAIVIPTNNASFLDSGEAAQQLAQGRVQAVVHGRSVIQVSTVGYTAIINPKGAVLQVTEPYTQDGIAADVGLRSSVTVADRLGPWPGLMAESLAGALVLAGIVGAVRRWRAARTTRRTRS, encoded by the coding sequence ATGGTCCGCGCTCTAGGATTGCCGACCGCTGCGCTGCGGGTCGTCCTGGCCGCGATCTGCGGCCTGCTCACCTATACGGCCTTCCCGCCCATGGGACTGTGGTGGGCGGCCTTCGTGGGGGTGGGGGGCCTCATGGCCCTGGTGCGCGGCAGGTCGCTAGGCGGTGGGCTCGTCCTGGGGCTGGTCTACGGCGCCGGCCTGTTCACGCCGCTGCTGCACTTCACCGCCGTGGCCATGGGCAACCCCATCGGCTGGGCGGCCCTGGTCACCCTGCAGTCCCTCTACCTGGCGGCCCTGGGCAGCGCCTGGGCACTGGTCAGCCGCCTGCCCGCTCTGGAGGACCGTGAGCAGCAGGAGACTGCGCCGTCGTCCAGCGCCAGGGGGAGCGGGACGGGCGCCGTCAAGGGACGCCGGATCCACCCGGGCCTGGCTCGCATCGGGGCCTTCGCCATCCTGTGGTCAGGGGTCGAGGAGCTGCGGTCCTCCTGGCCACTGGGGGGATTCCCCTTCGGCCGCCTGGCCTTCGCCATGGCCGATGCCCCCATGCTCCCCCTGGCCGCCTACGGCGGGAGCATCGGGCTCAGCCTCATCACGGCCCTCATCGCCGCCTGCCTGGCCGAGGCCGCCTGGTGCCTGCGCCGAGCGCGCGCCTTCCCCGCCATCGTCTCAGCCACCGCCGCCGGCGCGCTCCTCCTGGCACCCATCATCCTTCCCGTCGACACGCGCACCCAGGAGGGCACCATCCGCGTCGGCGCCATCCAGGGCAACGTGGCCAAGGACTTCGAGAACGCCTACGGCCGGGCCCTGGAGGTCACCGGCAACCACACTGAGGCCACCCGCCGGCTCCTGGCCGAGCCGGGCACGGGCCGGCTCGACATGGTCATCTGGCCCGAGAACGCCGCCGACCTCGACCCCCGCACCCACCGCGCCACCGCGCGCCTGGTCGAGCAGGCCGCCCAGGAGGCGGGCGCCCCCGTCCTGGTGGGGGCCGTGGCCGTCGAGGGCCAGGTGCGATACAACGACATGCTCATCTGGAGCCCGGACCAGGGGGCGGGAGACTACTACCGCAAGCACCGCCCCGTGCCCTTCGCCGAGTACATCCCCGCCCGCGACCTCGTGCGCCGCCTGACCACCCAGGTGGACCGCATCGGCATCGACATGGCGCCCGGCCACGGCCCCTACGCGCTGAGCGTACCGGCCGCCGCCCAGGACCGGAATGTCACCCTGGCCATGGGCATCTGCTTCGAGGTCGCCTACGACGACGCCCTGCGCGCCGGGGTGCGCCAGGGCGGCCAGGCCATCGTCATCCCCACCAACAACGCCTCCTTCCTGGACTCCGGGGAGGCCGCCCAACAGCTCGCCCAGGGGCGCGTCCAGGCCGTCGTCCACGGTCGCAGCGTCATCCAGGTCTCCACAGTCGGCTACACCGCCATCATCAACCCCAAGGGCGCTGTCCTCCAGGTCACCGAGCCCTACACCCAGGACGGGATCGCGGCCGACGTCGGCCTGCGATCCAGCGTCACGGTGGCCGACCGCCTGGGGCCGTGGCCTGGGCTGATGGCTGAATCGCTGGCCGGGGCACTGGTGCTGGCGGGTATCGTGGGCGCGGTGCGCCGCTGGCGCGCTGCCCGGACCACCAGGCGGACCCGGAGCTGA